One genomic region from Equus asinus isolate D_3611 breed Donkey chromosome 8, EquAss-T2T_v2, whole genome shotgun sequence encodes:
- the LOC106823138 gene encoding olfactory receptor 2B11-like — protein MKHVNESFPENFILMGFTKYPWLDLPLFFGLLMSYMFTLLGNIAIILASQLDSQLQSPMYFFLTSLSFLDLCFTTTTVPQMLFNLGGPNKSITYVGCMAQAYVFHWLGCTECVLLGIMALDRYVAVCKPLRYSVIMDHKLCLQLSSTAWLIGLGNSLLQSTLTVQLPLCGNQELDHFFCELPSLIKMACVDTTVNELTLAVVATFLIMGPLSMILASYSYIAKAVFQIPSADGKLKAFNTCSSHLLVVSLFYGPGVYIYMQPSGDGRQDVTKVLTLFYCVITPMANPFIYTLRNKDVKGALMRLLRRAISSKRI, from the coding sequence ATGAAGCACGTGAATGAAAGTTTTCCAGAGAATTTTATTCTCATGGGCTTTACCAAATATCCATGGTTggatcttcctctcttctttggccTCCTGATGTCCTACATGTTCACATTATTGGGAAATATTGCTATTATTCTTGCCTCTCAACTAGATTCCCAACTCCAAAgtcccatgtatttcttcctcacCAGCCTCTCCTTTTTGGACCTCTGCTTCACCACCACAACTGTACCCCAAATGCTGTTCAACCTAGGGGGACCCAACAAGAGCATCACTTATGTAGGTTGTATGGCCCAGGCCTATGTATTTCACTGGCTAGGCTGTACTGAATGTGTTTTGCTTGGCATCATGGCCTTAGACCGCTATGTGGCTGTATGTAAGCCTCTCAGGTACTCAGTAATCATGGACCACAAGCTCTGCCTGCAGCTCTCCAGCACAGCTTGGCTCATTGGTCTGGGAAACTCACTGCTTCAGTCTACACTCACAGTCCAGCTGCCCCTGTGTGGGAACCAGGAACTAGACCACTTCTTTTGTGAGCTGCCCAGTCTTATTAAGATGGCTTGTGTGGACACCACGGTCAACGAGCTTACTTTAGCAGTGGTGGCCACCTTCCTGATAATGGGTCCCCTTTCTATGATTCTTGCCTCTTACAGTTATATTGCCAAAGCTGTATTTCAAATCCCGTCTGCTGATGGGAAACTTAAGGCCTTCAACACTTGTTCATCACACTTACTGGTAGTGTCTTTATTTTATGGTCCTGGAGTCTACATCTATATGCAGCCATCAGGGGATGGCCGTCAAGACGTCACCAAAGTTCTGACGCTGTTTTATTGTGTTATTACTCCTATGGCCAACCCATTcatctacactctgaggaacaaggatgttAAAGGAGCTTTGATGAGACTTCTGAGGAGGGCCATTTCATCCAAGAGGATATGA